The Yoonia sp. SS1-5 genome contains a region encoding:
- a CDS encoding leucyl aminopeptidase, which yields MTTPTEIQFKDVDLDRVAESAGQVVVFVDAEKKLDAGARKVNSLSRKALARFVDGDVFAAMGPGDVHALDYPAGLAATAVLVVKLARRPSVDEARKAGAQLAKKYGEMDMLVLAGNINRAEEVAFGLAMRAYRFDAHKTAPPKAKGAVSFMVSKPEEFAKAAAPLAAVAEGVFFTRDLTNEPANILTTDDFAARLAAMQELGLDVEILDEEELTKLGMRTLLSVGQGSDSPSKVVVMSWNGGGDEKPFALIGKGVVFDTGGISIKPAAGMEKMTMDMGGAGVVAGVMRTLAMRKAKANVVGLVGLVENMPSGNATRPGDVVKSMKGDTVEIINTDAEGRLVLADVLWYAQDRFKPVGMINLATLTGAILVALGHENAGVFSNSDALSDAFLKAAKAEGEGAWRLPMSPAYDALIKSKIADIKNVGGRNAGSITAAQFLGRFVNDDVPWCHLDIAGVASVGSETALAPAGATGWGVMALNRLIADKYEG from the coding sequence ATGACCACCCCGACCGAAATTCAATTCAAGGATGTTGATCTGGACCGTGTTGCCGAAAGTGCCGGGCAGGTCGTGGTTTTTGTGGATGCGGAAAAGAAGCTTGATGCCGGTGCGCGCAAGGTCAACAGCCTGTCGCGCAAGGCGCTCGCCCGGTTCGTTGACGGCGACGTCTTTGCAGCAATGGGGCCGGGTGATGTGCATGCGTTGGACTATCCGGCAGGTCTTGCGGCGACGGCCGTGTTGGTGGTGAAACTGGCCCGTCGCCCATCCGTGGACGAGGCGCGCAAGGCAGGCGCACAACTGGCCAAGAAATACGGCGAGATGGACATGCTTGTCCTCGCGGGGAACATCAACCGGGCCGAAGAGGTGGCCTTTGGTCTGGCTATGCGGGCGTACCGGTTTGACGCCCACAAGACAGCGCCCCCCAAAGCCAAGGGCGCGGTCAGCTTCATGGTATCAAAACCCGAAGAGTTCGCAAAAGCGGCTGCACCGCTGGCTGCCGTCGCCGAGGGGGTGTTTTTTACCCGCGATCTGACAAATGAACCGGCCAATATCCTGACCACGGATGACTTTGCCGCCCGGCTGGCCGCGATGCAGGAACTGGGCCTCGATGTCGAAATCCTGGATGAAGAGGAACTGACCAAGCTTGGCATGCGCACGCTGCTGAGCGTCGGGCAGGGGTCTGACAGCCCGTCCAAGGTGGTGGTCATGTCCTGGAACGGGGGCGGGGATGAAAAGCCCTTTGCCCTGATCGGCAAGGGCGTGGTTTTTGACACCGGTGGGATCAGCATCAAACCCGCCGCCGGCATGGAAAAGATGACCATGGATATGGGGGGTGCAGGCGTTGTGGCCGGCGTGATGCGCACCTTGGCGATGCGCAAGGCCAAGGCCAATGTGGTGGGCCTTGTGGGGCTGGTCGAGAATATGCCCTCGGGCAATGCGACACGGCCCGGCGACGTGGTCAAATCCATGAAGGGCGACACCGTCGAAATCATCAATACGGATGCCGAAGGGCGCTTGGTTTTGGCCGATGTGCTGTGGTACGCGCAGGACCGGTTCAAACCGGTGGGCATGATCAATCTGGCCACGTTGACGGGGGCCATCCTTGTCGCTTTGGGTCATGAGAATGCGGGCGTTTTCTCAAACTCGGATGCGTTGAGCGACGCCTTCCTGAAAGCCGCCAAAGCCGAGGGCGAAGGCGCCTGGCGGCTACCGATGAGCCCGGCCTATGATGCGCTGATCAAATCAAAGATTGCCGATATCAAGAATGTTGGCGGGCGGAACGCAGGTTCAATCACGGCGGCACAGTTCCTGGGCCGGTTTGTCAATGACGATGTGCCGTGGTGCCATCTGGACATCGCTGGTGTGGCCAGCGTCGGGTCGGAAACCGCACTTGCCCCGGCTGGCGCAACGGGCTGGGGGGTGATGGCCCTGAACCGGCTGATCGCGGACAAATACGAGGGCTAG
- the lptF gene encoding LPS export ABC transporter permease LptF yields MLSQLMTLFGFFSLVLVLIYWINRAVILFDQLIADGQSASVFLEFTALSLPAVIRLALPLAAFAAGVYVANRMSTESELVVVQATGYSSFRLARPVFYFGLIVALIMSILMHFLVPISSARLVERQADITQNATARLLTPGEFIEPMAGITFYIREITPAGELLDIFLADTRDPEEQITYTASQAFLVRDAGETQLVMIDGMAQTLRTVDQRLFTTSFDDFAYNISNLITRATRRGRGTSELSTWELLTASPELQAETRQSAARLISRGHDRFSQSILGTVAALLGFSTLLVGGFSRFGVWRQIVAAIFLIVVVKAVETVGLNAARSNENLWFATYLPNVAGFFIIWCLLFAASRPYLFKRRLKDIPAS; encoded by the coding sequence ATGCTGTCACAACTGATGACGCTTTTTGGCTTCTTCAGTCTGGTGCTGGTGCTGATCTACTGGATCAACAGGGCGGTCATCCTGTTTGATCAACTGATCGCTGACGGGCAATCGGCCAGTGTTTTTCTGGAGTTCACCGCACTTTCACTGCCCGCCGTGATCCGGCTGGCCCTGCCTTTGGCCGCCTTTGCGGCGGGCGTTTATGTGGCAAACCGGATGAGTACGGAATCAGAACTGGTCGTCGTTCAGGCCACCGGGTATTCGTCGTTCCGGCTGGCCCGCCCGGTTTTCTACTTTGGCCTGATCGTCGCCCTGATCATGTCGATCCTGATGCATTTTCTGGTCCCGATCAGCAGCGCCCGACTGGTCGAGCGGCAGGCCGACATTACCCAGAACGCAACCGCACGCCTGCTGACCCCGGGTGAGTTCATCGAACCCATGGCAGGGATTACCTTTTATATCCGCGAAATCACCCCCGCGGGCGAGTTATTGGATATCTTTCTGGCAGATACACGCGACCCCGAAGAACAGATCACCTATACCGCATCGCAGGCATTTCTGGTCCGCGACGCAGGTGAGACCCAGCTGGTGATGATCGACGGCATGGCACAAACCCTACGGACGGTGGATCAGCGGCTGTTCACCACCTCGTTTGACGATTTTGCATATAATATCAGCAACCTGATCACCCGTGCGACCCGTCGGGGGCGCGGCACGTCAGAACTGTCGACATGGGAATTGCTGACCGCCTCACCTGAATTGCAGGCTGAAACCCGGCAAAGTGCAGCCCGGCTGATTTCACGCGGGCATGACCGGTTCAGCCAATCCATCCTTGGCACGGTAGCCGCCCTTTTGGGGTTCTCGACCTTGCTGGTGGGCGGGTTCAGCCGGTTTGGGGTCTGGCGTCAGATCGTGGCTGCGATCTTTCTAATTGTCGTGGTCAAAGCGGTTGAAACGGTTGGGCTGAATGCTGCGCGCAGCAACGAAAACCTGTGGTTTGCGACCTATCTTCCAAATGTGGCGGGTTTCTTCATCATCTGGTGTCTGCTGTTTGCGGCCAGCCGCCCCTACCTGTTCAAACGACGACTGAAGGATATCCCGGCCTCATGA
- the lptG gene encoding LPS export ABC transporter permease LptG gives MILHRYFARRFLMTFLGVFAVFFLIMTFLDLVEQLRRYARAEAGFFDIFVLTLLNVPQALHRIMPLIMILSAIALFLSLARSSEMVVTRAAGRSAVRALMAPLAVALAIGLLAVGVLNPIVASTSKEFESRSNALRGKESVLSIGSSGLWLRQGGADGQTVIRAQSANLDGTILNNVTFIRFDPAGGPAQRVDADRATLATGAWQLRQAKSWVLTGNETPEAGATRHGTLDIPSSLTPDQIRDSFGTPSSIPIWELPAFIDRLRTAGFSAQRHLVWFHTELALPAFLVSMVMIGASFTVRHQRGGRTGLMVMFAILLAFVIYFIRNFAQVLGENGQLPAILAAWAPPLAAIALSLGFLLHNEDG, from the coding sequence ATGATCCTTCACCGCTATTTTGCCCGCCGTTTCCTGATGACTTTTCTGGGGGTCTTTGCGGTCTTTTTCCTGATCATGACCTTCCTTGATCTGGTCGAGCAGTTGCGCCGCTATGCCCGGGCCGAGGCCGGGTTTTTCGACATCTTCGTGCTGACCCTGCTGAACGTGCCACAAGCCCTGCACCGGATCATGCCCTTGATCATGATCCTGTCGGCCATCGCGCTGTTTCTCAGCCTCGCGCGCTCTTCTGAGATGGTTGTCACCCGTGCAGCCGGACGCTCGGCGGTGCGGGCGTTGATGGCCCCGCTGGCAGTGGCGCTGGCCATCGGTCTGCTGGCGGTGGGTGTTCTGAACCCGATCGTGGCCAGCACCTCGAAAGAGTTCGAAAGCCGCAGCAACGCGCTGCGCGGCAAGGAATCTGTGTTGTCCATCGGATCATCCGGCCTGTGGCTGCGCCAAGGCGGCGCGGATGGCCAGACCGTGATCAGGGCGCAAAGCGCCAATCTGGACGGGACCATCCTGAACAACGTGACCTTTATCCGGTTTGACCCCGCAGGCGGTCCGGCGCAGCGGGTCGATGCCGACCGCGCGACGCTTGCAACCGGGGCCTGGCAATTGCGCCAGGCCAAAAGCTGGGTGCTGACCGGCAATGAAACACCCGAAGCCGGGGCAACACGGCATGGCACGCTTGATATCCCCTCCAGCCTGACGCCTGACCAAATTCGCGACAGTTTTGGCACCCCCTCATCCATCCCGATCTGGGAGTTGCCCGCATTCATAGACAGGCTGCGCACCGCAGGCTTTTCAGCGCAGCGCCACCTTGTCTGGTTTCATACCGAATTGGCCCTGCCCGCCTTTCTGGTGTCGATGGTCATGATCGGTGCCAGCTTTACCGTGCGCCATCAACGCGGCGGACGTACCGGCCTGATGGTGATGTTCGCCATCCTTCTGGCCTTTGTGATCTATTTCATCCGGAACTTTGCGCAGGTGCTGGGCGAGAATGGACAACTGCCCGCTATATTGGCCGCCTGGGCACCGCCGCTTGCGGCAATCGCCCTGTCGCTTGGCTTTCTGCTGCATAACGAGGACGGCTGA
- a CDS encoding LPS-assembly protein LptD has product MRILALLLFWLLPGIAAAQGAATLVADSVALNGQDQLIAQGNVEVLYQGTRLQATAITYDQPTDRLTISGPIVIRTPDGTILTAAQADLDPQLQNGMLQSARLVLDQQLQIAANQIDRANGRYLQLYKTTASSCQICGDRPPLWEIRAERVIHDQLEKQLYFENAFFRIRGVPIFWLPRMRLPDPTLTRATGFLIPEQRNTNQLGFGIKVPYFITLGDHRDVTLTPYLSSETRTLELIYRQAFVTGTLRAEGAISDDSLQDGSRSYLFAEGRFRLPRQTQLRFDIEAVSDPAYLLDYGYSGKDRLDSAIDLLRVSDTALFNANLTYYQTLRADESNASLPPIVAELRYEKRLQPEFGGTLTLEASVDTAYRYSDDDGDRGRDVTRAGGRVNWRDDWLVGAGFVAELQGQLRGDLYHVQDDSSFVESELRVVPSVSATLRWPWAMTTASGTSHVIEPTVFAAWSDRFGGTSPNEDSTRNEFDRANLFALSRFAGDDAVETGRQVAAGLRWTRFGAGGITSTLTFGRIAKSQADPEFTPSSGLRGTASNWLVSSQISAPGGFILDTRALFDDQAEVNRAAGIVAWQNREISLSAAYIWQAADPEENRNDTVSEWTIDAGFKLNETWSVEMDARYDIAADRPVRGGIGIQWRNECVTIDVSASRRYTSSPNVAPTTTYGLSGSLSGFSAGRSGGGPAARCAQ; this is encoded by the coding sequence ATGCGCATTCTGGCCCTTCTGCTTTTCTGGCTTTTGCCGGGGATCGCCGCCGCGCAAGGCGCCGCGACACTTGTCGCCGACAGCGTGGCACTGAACGGGCAGGATCAACTGATCGCGCAGGGCAATGTCGAAGTTCTCTATCAAGGCACCCGCCTGCAAGCCACGGCGATCACCTATGATCAACCCACAGACCGGCTGACGATCAGTGGGCCTATTGTGATCCGGACACCGGATGGCACGATCCTGACGGCAGCGCAGGCCGATCTGGACCCGCAGTTACAAAACGGCATGCTGCAAAGCGCGCGCCTCGTGCTGGACCAGCAGCTGCAGATCGCGGCCAATCAGATCGACCGGGCCAATGGGCGCTACCTGCAGCTTTACAAGACGACCGCCAGTTCCTGTCAGATCTGTGGCGACCGCCCGCCCTTGTGGGAAATCCGGGCAGAGCGGGTGATCCACGACCAGCTTGAAAAGCAACTCTATTTCGAGAATGCGTTTTTTCGTATTCGCGGGGTGCCGATCTTCTGGCTGCCACGCATGCGTTTGCCAGATCCGACCCTGACCCGGGCAACCGGCTTTCTGATCCCTGAACAGCGCAACACCAACCAATTAGGCTTTGGGATCAAGGTGCCTTACTTCATCACGCTTGGCGATCATCGCGACGTGACATTGACCCCTTATCTGTCATCAGAAACACGCACCCTGGAACTGATCTACCGCCAGGCCTTTGTCACCGGCACATTGCGGGCCGAAGGGGCAATCAGCGACGACAGTCTGCAGGATGGCAGCCGGTCTTACCTTTTTGCAGAGGGCCGCTTTCGGCTGCCACGCCAGACCCAGCTGCGATTTGATATCGAAGCCGTCAGCGACCCGGCTTACCTGCTGGATTATGGCTATTCCGGAAAGGACAGGCTGGACAGCGCCATTGATCTGCTCCGGGTCAGCGACACCGCGTTGTTCAACGCCAACCTGACCTATTATCAGACCCTGCGGGCCGACGAATCCAATGCCTCTCTGCCACCGATTGTGGCAGAGTTGCGCTATGAAAAACGGTTGCAGCCCGAATTCGGCGGCACGCTGACCTTGGAGGCGAGCGTCGATACGGCCTACCGGTATAGCGACGATGACGGTGATCGGGGGCGCGATGTCACGCGCGCTGGCGGGCGCGTGAACTGGCGTGACGACTGGCTGGTCGGGGCAGGTTTTGTTGCCGAGCTGCAAGGCCAACTGCGCGGCGATCTCTACCATGTGCAGGATGACAGCAGCTTTGTCGAAAGTGAGCTGCGGGTCGTTCCCAGCGTATCCGCCACCCTGCGATGGCCATGGGCCATGACAACGGCAAGCGGCACAAGTCACGTGATCGAACCCACAGTTTTCGCCGCATGGTCAGACAGGTTCGGCGGCACCTCACCGAACGAGGACAGCACACGCAACGAATTTGACCGCGCCAATCTGTTTGCGCTGTCGCGCTTTGCGGGCGATGACGCGGTCGAGACCGGCCGGCAGGTCGCTGCCGGGCTACGCTGGACGCGGTTTGGGGCCGGTGGCATCACATCAACGCTGACCTTCGGTCGGATTGCCAAATCGCAGGCTGATCCCGAATTCACACCCTCATCCGGTCTGCGCGGCACCGCATCCAATTGGCTGGTGTCCAGCCAGATATCCGCGCCCGGCGGGTTCATTCTGGACACACGCGCCCTGTTCGACGATCAGGCCGAGGTGAACCGCGCCGCCGGTATCGTGGCCTGGCAAAACCGCGAAATCTCGCTCTCTGCGGCCTATATCTGGCAGGCGGCTGACCCAGAGGAAAATCGCAACGACACGGTCTCGGAATGGACGATTGATGCGGGCTTCAAGCTGAATGAAACCTGGTCGGTGGAAATGGACGCCCGTTATGATATTGCAGCCGACAGACCGGTGCGCGGCGGCATCGGCATTCAATGGCGCAACGAATGCGTGACCATCGACGTTTCGGCCTCGCGCCGCTACACGTCTTCGCCTAATGTGGCGCCAACAACGACATACGGGCTGAGCGGATCACTCAGCGGTTTCTCTGCTGGTCGTTCCGGCGGTGGCCCCGCAGCCCGATGCGCACAATAA
- a CDS encoding peptidylprolyl isomerase, with the protein MIHIRNLLTLAFALILTVSLASTGQAQGQFSPVITVNDRAITGFELAQRKRLLEFFRTAGDLDEQARNGLIEDRLKAQELERAGLRLTDEALTAAMEEFAGRANMDLAQFTRVLSQNGIDISTLEDFVRIGTSWRDYIRSRYSRQVTISDTDVERAIARRGSSTTEIQVLLNEIIIAAPPNLAARAAGAADRISRLRSFSAFEAAAREVSALPTRDSGGRLPWLPITNYPAQLRGVILDLRPGEVTQPINIPNGIALFQMRGVREVARSVAAPSSIDYAIYNIPGGRTEAALQQAARIARDVDTCDDLYGIAQGQPAEVLERLQESPSDIPNDIALELARLDPGEVSYNVARNGGQTLAFVMLCSRNTTSAEDADPEAVRNQIRGQRLAGLADALLEDLRAAAIIRTQ; encoded by the coding sequence ATGATCCACATTCGCAATCTGCTGACCCTCGCATTCGCGCTGATCTTGACGGTCAGCCTTGCCAGCACGGGGCAGGCACAGGGACAGTTTTCGCCTGTCATTACCGTCAATGACCGGGCCATCACCGGTTTTGAATTGGCACAGCGTAAACGGCTGTTGGAATTCTTCCGCACCGCCGGTGATCTGGACGAACAGGCCCGCAACGGACTGATCGAAGACCGGCTGAAAGCGCAGGAGCTCGAACGCGCCGGGCTGCGTCTGACTGATGAGGCGCTGACCGCGGCGATGGAAGAATTTGCAGGTCGGGCCAATATGGACCTGGCCCAGTTCACCCGGGTACTGTCGCAAAACGGGATCGACATCAGCACTTTAGAGGATTTCGTCCGGATCGGGACAAGCTGGCGGGACTATATTCGCAGCCGCTATAGCCGGCAGGTCACCATCAGTGACACGGATGTGGAACGCGCCATTGCCCGGCGTGGCAGCAGCACCACGGAAATTCAGGTCCTGCTGAATGAAATCATCATTGCCGCGCCGCCCAACCTTGCCGCCCGCGCGGCCGGTGCTGCAGATCGCATATCGCGCCTGCGCTCGTTCTCTGCGTTCGAGGCCGCCGCCCGCGAGGTGTCTGCCCTGCCCACCCGCGACTCCGGTGGCCGCTTGCCCTGGCTGCCAATCACCAACTACCCGGCACAGCTGCGCGGCGTGATCCTTGACCTGCGGCCCGGCGAAGTGACCCAGCCGATCAACATTCCCAACGGGATCGCCCTGTTCCAGATGCGCGGCGTCCGCGAGGTTGCACGGTCAGTCGCGGCCCCCAGCAGCATCGACTATGCCATTTACAACATCCCCGGCGGCCGGACCGAGGCCGCATTGCAGCAGGCCGCGCGGATCGCCCGCGATGTCGACACTTGCGACGATCTTTATGGTATCGCCCAAGGCCAACCCGCCGAAGTGCTGGAACGGCTGCAGGAAAGCCCGTCAGATATTCCAAACGATATCGCGCTTGAACTGGCCCGCCTTGATCCGGGCGAGGTCTCATACAATGTGGCGCGCAATGGCGGGCAGACCCTGGCATTTGTGATGCTGTGCAGCCGCAATACGACCTCAGCCGAGGATGCAGATCCCGAGGCCGTTAGAAACCAGATCCGCGGTCAACGGCTTGCCGGGCTTGCTGATGCCTTGCTGGAAGACCTGCGCGCAGCCGCGATCATCCGGACCCAATGA
- the pdxA gene encoding 4-hydroxythreonine-4-phosphate dehydrogenase PdxA, whose translation MKPVAISCGEPAGVGPEIAVAAWRALKDEMPMVWIGDPNHLPRGTQVNVITDTATLSPDRFNVMARDFGPPVRPGDPVAAHAHGVIAAITDGVDMVQKGAASALCTAPIHKAALIDGADFAYPGHTEFLAALAHVDRVVMMLACAALRVVPATIHIPLADVPRALTASLLTDTILITHAALRKDFGIDAPRIAIAGLNPHAGEDGKIGQEEIDMIRPVMTALRAQGFDLIGPGSADTMFHAKARAGYDAAICMYHDQALIPIKTIDFAGGVNVTLGLPFIRTSPDHGTAFDIAGKGIADPTSMIAALRMAAQMARQRG comes from the coding sequence ATGAAACCGGTCGCAATCAGTTGCGGGGAACCGGCAGGCGTCGGCCCCGAAATTGCGGTTGCGGCATGGCGCGCCCTGAAAGACGAAATGCCGATGGTCTGGATCGGTGACCCGAACCATCTGCCCCGGGGTACACAAGTCAATGTGATTACAGACACCGCCACCTTGTCCCCGGACCGGTTCAACGTGATGGCCCGCGACTTCGGCCCCCCGGTGCGCCCGGGCGACCCCGTGGCAGCCCACGCCCATGGGGTCATCGCCGCGATCACCGACGGGGTCGACATGGTGCAAAAGGGCGCGGCAAGCGCCCTTTGTACTGCGCCCATCCACAAGGCCGCGCTGATTGACGGGGCCGATTTTGCCTATCCGGGGCACACGGAATTTCTGGCCGCATTGGCGCATGTAGACCGGGTTGTGATGATGCTGGCATGCGCCGCACTGCGGGTGGTGCCAGCCACCATTCACATTCCGCTGGCCGATGTGCCCCGCGCACTGACCGCCAGCCTGTTGACCGATACGATCCTGATCACCCACGCGGCCCTGCGCAAGGATTTCGGCATTGACGCCCCCCGCATCGCCATCGCGGGGCTTAATCCGCATGCAGGCGAAGACGGCAAGATCGGGCAAGAGGAAATCGACATGATCCGGCCCGTCATGACCGCCCTGCGCGCGCAGGGCTTTGACCTGATTGGCCCCGGATCCGCCGATACAATGTTTCATGCCAAGGCGCGTGCGGGCTATGACGCGGCCATCTGCATGTATCACGATCAGGCCCTGATCCCGATCAAGACCATTGATTTTGCTGGCGGGGTCAATGTGACGTTGGGATTGCCCTTTATCCGCACCTCACCCGATCACGGCACCGCCTTTGATATCGCCGGCAAGGGCATCGCCGATCCGACCTCTATGATTGCGGCCCTGCGGATGGCCGCGCAAATGGCACGGCAACGCGGATGA